One genomic region from Blattabacterium cuenoti encodes:
- the nusA gene encoding transcription termination factor NusA has translation MDNEALIDSFSDFKYEKNIDRVSLMAILEESIRCVLRKKYDSSKNYDIIVNPDQGDLEIWRNRIVVQDGEVKDINKEIELSIARKIEPDFEIGEEVTEKVELQSLGRRAILSLRQNLLSKVNEYDNTNTYKKFKNKIGEIINVEVYHILSKQIIMRDEEQNEMVLPKQEQIPNDFFRKGDPVRALVKRVDWKDNKPFAILTRRDEAFLEELFKLEIPEVSDGLITVKKVARLPGEKAKVAVESYDDRIDPVGACVGMKGSRIHPIVRELKNENIDVINYTSNTQLYITRALSPAKVSMMEVNEEHKYVNVYVKLEEISKAIGRGGQNIRLASQLTGYKIHIFRDFPYEDDVELTEFSDEIEPEVLEKFHKVGLNTAKSVLNYRENDLSKRTNLEEKIIKKVVTILKKEFEEELNINT, from the coding sequence ATGGATAATGAAGCTTTAATAGATTCTTTTTCAGATTTTAAATATGAAAAAAATATAGATAGAGTAAGTCTTATGGCTATTTTAGAAGAATCTATCCGATGCGTTTTAAGAAAAAAATATGATTCATCTAAAAATTACGATATTATTGTAAATCCAGATCAAGGAGATTTAGAGATATGGAGAAATCGCATCGTAGTGCAAGATGGAGAAGTCAAAGATATAAATAAAGAAATAGAATTATCTATAGCACGTAAAATAGAACCTGATTTTGAAATAGGAGAAGAAGTAACAGAAAAAGTAGAATTACAATCTTTGGGACGAAGAGCTATTTTATCTTTAAGACAAAATTTGCTTTCAAAAGTCAATGAATACGATAATACAAATACTTATAAGAAATTTAAAAACAAAATAGGAGAAATAATTAATGTTGAAGTATATCATATTTTGTCAAAGCAGATTATCATGAGAGATGAAGAACAAAATGAAATGGTTTTACCTAAACAAGAACAAATTCCAAATGATTTTTTTAGAAAAGGAGATCCAGTTAGAGCATTGGTTAAACGAGTCGATTGGAAAGATAACAAGCCTTTCGCTATTCTTACTAGAAGAGATGAAGCTTTTTTGGAAGAACTTTTCAAGTTAGAAATACCAGAAGTGTCTGATGGTTTAATTACAGTAAAAAAAGTAGCACGTCTACCAGGTGAAAAAGCGAAAGTTGCTGTAGAATCTTATGATGATCGGATAGATCCAGTTGGGGCCTGTGTAGGAATGAAAGGATCTAGAATTCACCCTATTGTTAGGGAATTGAAAAATGAAAACATAGATGTTATAAATTATACTTCTAATACACAATTGTATATTACAAGAGCCCTAAGTCCTGCTAAAGTTTCTATGATGGAAGTCAATGAAGAACATAAGTATGTCAACGTATATGTAAAACTTGAAGAAATATCGAAAGCAATTGGTAGAGGAGGGCAAAATATAAGACTAGCTAGTCAATTAACAGGATACAAAATTCATATATTTAGAGATTTTCCTTATGAAGATGATGTCGAACTAACAGAATTTTCTGATGAAATAGAACCAGAAGTATTAGAAAAATTTCATAAAGTAGGCTTAAACACTGCTAAATCTGTTTTAAATTACAGAGAAAATGATCTCAGCAAACGGACCAATCTTGAAGAAAAGATAATAAAAAAAGTGGTGACCATATTGAAAAAAGAATTTGAGGAAGAATTAAATATCAATACATAA
- the infB gene encoding translation initiation factor IF-2, with protein sequence MTDKIRLKTVLTQFNISLQRVVSFLQKKGIEIEHNPNAKIEEQVYKFLVREFQTYKEIRDESEKIFLQKRMEKEKIKEELLKSKHITAPQIIRAKSENLIGFKKIGKINIDTLDKKHDTKNKAKEEKKNNLHKKVENKFKENKPEHIDTIYQKLDGVMLTGDRIDLSQFEKKRTKQENHIKKKRKRIKKEIFIDEMKNIPVRKKQDKERKPSFKHSSEKKIDKSKNKKNYQKSEISDEQIKKQIKETLEKLSSKGIKSKASKIRKEKRQYKKEKRLLQNEIENEKKEKRLKVAEFTTVNELASMMKVNATDVIVSCMSLGIMVTMNQRLDAEILTLVADEFGYNVEFVGLDLEEAVQDEKDLEENLKPRPPIITVMGHVDHGKTSLLDYIRNTNVIAGEAGGITQHIAAYSVECFNNQSITFLDTPGHEAFTAMRARGAQITDIAIIVIAADDQVMPQTKEAISHAQAANVPIIFVFNKMDKSNANSDKIREQLANLNFLVEEWRGKYPSQEISAKLGTGVDKLLEKVLLVAELLDLKANPNKPAIGTVIEASLDKGRGYITTLLLQGGTLKIGDYVLAGSHHGKVKNILDERGKSIFSAGPSKPITILGLNGAPTAGDKFKVFQDEKEAKQLASRREQLQREQNIRAQKHLTLDEIGRRIALGDFKELKIILKGDVDGSVEAIADALQKLSTDTIMINIIYKGVGQITESDVLLGSASDAIIIGFNVRPNIGAKNIAKKENIEIRTYSIIYDVTNDIQEAMDGMLSPEIREKILGNAEIREIFKIPKTGTIAGCMVVEGKLSRQAKVRLIREGIVIHNGEFTSLKRFKEDVKEVSKGYECGLGIKNYHNLRSGDLVEVYEELSTEKKVK encoded by the coding sequence ATGACTGATAAAATCAGATTAAAAACAGTATTAACCCAATTCAATATTTCTTTACAAAGAGTAGTTAGTTTTTTACAAAAAAAGGGAATTGAAATAGAACATAATCCTAATGCAAAAATAGAAGAACAAGTCTACAAATTTCTTGTTAGAGAATTTCAAACTTATAAAGAAATACGAGATGAATCTGAGAAAATTTTTTTGCAAAAAAGGATGGAAAAAGAAAAAATCAAAGAAGAATTGTTAAAATCAAAGCATATTACTGCTCCTCAAATTATACGTGCTAAGTCTGAGAATTTAATTGGATTCAAGAAAATAGGAAAAATCAATATTGATACATTAGACAAAAAACATGATACTAAAAATAAGGCTAAAGAAGAAAAAAAAAATAATTTGCATAAAAAAGTAGAAAATAAATTTAAGGAGAATAAACCTGAGCACATCGACACTATCTATCAAAAATTAGATGGGGTTATGTTAACAGGAGATAGAATTGATTTATCTCAATTTGAAAAAAAAAGAACGAAACAAGAAAATCACATTAAAAAAAAACGAAAAAGAATTAAAAAAGAAATTTTTATTGATGAAATGAAAAATATTCCTGTCAGAAAAAAACAGGATAAAGAAAGAAAACCTTCTTTTAAACATTCTTCTGAAAAGAAAATAGATAAGTCTAAGAATAAAAAAAATTACCAAAAATCAGAAATTTCTGATGAACAAATAAAGAAACAAATCAAAGAAACTTTGGAAAAGTTATCATCTAAAGGAATAAAATCAAAGGCTTCAAAAATTAGAAAAGAAAAACGTCAATACAAAAAAGAAAAAAGACTATTGCAAAATGAAATAGAAAATGAAAAAAAAGAAAAAAGACTAAAAGTAGCTGAGTTTACAACAGTTAACGAATTAGCATCCATGATGAAAGTTAATGCAACTGATGTCATTGTATCTTGTATGTCTTTAGGGATAATGGTTACTATGAATCAAAGATTGGATGCAGAAATATTAACTTTAGTAGCAGATGAATTTGGATATAATGTAGAATTTGTTGGATTAGATTTAGAAGAAGCAGTTCAAGATGAGAAAGATTTAGAGGAAAATTTAAAACCAAGACCTCCTATTATTACTGTCATGGGACATGTAGATCATGGGAAAACATCTTTATTAGATTATATTAGAAATACTAACGTTATTGCTGGAGAAGCAGGTGGAATTACTCAACATATAGCTGCTTATAGTGTAGAATGTTTTAATAATCAAAGTATTACTTTTTTAGATACTCCAGGGCATGAAGCGTTTACTGCTATGCGTGCAAGAGGGGCTCAAATAACAGATATTGCGATTATAGTTATAGCAGCAGATGATCAAGTTATGCCACAAACTAAAGAAGCTATCAGTCATGCTCAAGCTGCCAACGTTCCCATTATTTTTGTATTTAATAAAATGGATAAATCTAATGCAAATTCTGATAAAATTAGAGAGCAATTAGCGAATTTAAATTTTTTAGTAGAAGAATGGAGAGGAAAATATCCTTCTCAAGAAATATCAGCAAAATTGGGAACTGGGGTGGACAAATTGTTAGAAAAAGTCCTTTTAGTAGCTGAATTATTAGATTTAAAAGCTAACCCAAATAAACCTGCAATAGGAACAGTAATAGAAGCATCTTTAGATAAAGGAAGAGGATATATTACGACTTTGCTTTTACAAGGAGGAACATTAAAAATTGGTGATTATGTATTAGCCGGAAGTCATCATGGAAAAGTAAAAAATATTTTAGATGAACGAGGAAAATCCATTTTTTCAGCAGGTCCGTCAAAACCCATTACTATATTAGGATTAAATGGAGCTCCTACTGCAGGAGATAAATTTAAAGTTTTTCAAGATGAAAAAGAAGCAAAACAACTTGCTTCTAGAAGAGAGCAATTACAAAGAGAACAGAATATACGAGCTCAAAAACATCTTACATTAGATGAGATAGGAAGACGTATAGCACTAGGAGATTTCAAAGAATTAAAAATAATTCTTAAAGGAGATGTAGATGGTTCAGTCGAAGCTATTGCTGATGCTCTTCAAAAATTATCGACGGATACTATAATGATAAATATTATTTACAAAGGAGTTGGTCAAATAACAGAATCTGATGTCTTATTAGGAAGTGCATCAGACGCAATCATAATAGGATTTAATGTTCGTCCTAATATTGGTGCTAAAAATATAGCAAAAAAAGAAAATATAGAAATACGAACTTACTCAATTATATATGATGTAACTAATGATATTCAAGAAGCTATGGATGGAATGCTTTCTCCTGAAATAAGAGAAAAAATATTAGGAAATGCTGAAATAAGAGAGATTTTTAAAATCCCAAAAACAGGAACTATAGCTGGCTGTATGGTAGTCGAAGGAAAATTATCACGTCAAGCAAAAGTAAGATTGATTCGAGAAGGAATTGTTATACATAATGGTGAGTTTACTTCCTTAAAACGTTTTAAAGAAGACGTTAAAGAAGTTTCTAAGGGATATGAATGTGGTTTGGGAATCAAGAATTATCATAATCTCAGATCTGGAGATCTTGTAGAAGTTTATGAAGAATTGTCTACAGAAAAAAAAGTTAAATAA
- the aspS gene encoding aspartate--tRNA ligase produces the protein MYRTHNCGELCKKDIGKEVILSGWIQKKRNLGSLCFLDIRDYFGITQLIFSRKLIEGNLFLGKEFLIKIKGKVVERSSKNYKIPTGEIEILVSQIEILNSSLPTPFTINDQTDGNEEIRMIYRYLDVRRNPIKNNLIIRHNLALEIRNFLSKNGFLEIETPILINSTPEGARSFVVPSRTHVGKFYALAQSPQLFKQLLMIGGIDKYFQIAKCFRDEDARSDRQIEFTQIDCEMSFVEVNDVLTFFEYFIKHLFKKIKNIQLEPFPCISYPDAMKMYGTDSPDIRFGMPFMELNNLVKNISFLKEQELVIGIKVTKCHNVHDQIFLKKIENKNIFWIQCLPDKTFLSSNQDLMNEEILIIFIKHFQVTPGDFLFISYGKKRNAREALGKIRLEIAHHFNLRNPKIFKPLWITDLPLFEWNEKYKKYKSVHHPFTSPKEEDIHLLEKHPESIRSKSYDLIINGIEIGSGSIRIHNQNIQNLIFKHLGLSAKEIESKFGFFIKAFEYGTPPHGGIAFGLDRLINLLEGNDDIKNFIAFPKNNYGKDIMIKTPSFLKKEKLKELHLR, from the coding sequence ATGTATAGAACACATAATTGTGGGGAATTGTGCAAAAAAGATATTGGTAAAGAAGTGATCTTATCTGGATGGATTCAAAAAAAAAGGAATTTGGGATCTCTATGTTTTCTAGATATTAGAGATTATTTTGGGATCACACAACTTATTTTTTCTAGAAAATTAATAGAGGGAAACCTCTTTTTGGGAAAAGAATTTTTAATTAAAATTAAAGGAAAAGTAGTTGAAAGATCATCCAAAAATTACAAAATTCCTACAGGGGAAATAGAAATTTTAGTATCTCAGATAGAAATCTTGAATTCTTCTCTTCCTACTCCTTTCACTATTAATGATCAAACAGATGGAAATGAAGAAATTAGAATGATATACAGATATCTTGATGTAAGAAGAAATCCTATCAAAAATAATTTGATTATTCGTCACAATCTTGCTTTAGAAATACGCAATTTTCTTTCTAAAAATGGTTTTTTAGAAATAGAAACTCCTATATTGATCAATTCTACTCCAGAAGGTGCTAGAAGTTTTGTCGTCCCATCTAGAACACATGTTGGAAAATTTTATGCATTAGCTCAATCTCCTCAACTATTTAAACAATTATTAATGATAGGTGGAATAGATAAATATTTTCAAATTGCGAAATGTTTTAGGGATGAAGATGCCCGTTCTGATAGACAAATTGAATTTACACAAATAGATTGTGAAATGTCTTTTGTAGAGGTTAACGACGTATTAACTTTTTTTGAATATTTTATAAAACATTTATTTAAAAAGATAAAAAATATTCAATTAGAACCTTTTCCTTGCATTTCTTATCCTGATGCAATGAAAATGTATGGAACGGATAGTCCTGACATTCGTTTTGGCATGCCATTTATGGAATTGAATAATTTAGTAAAAAATATTTCTTTTTTAAAAGAACAAGAATTAGTTATAGGAATAAAAGTGACAAAATGTCATAATGTTCATGATCAGATTTTTTTAAAAAAAATAGAAAATAAAAATATTTTTTGGATACAATGTTTACCGGATAAAACTTTTCTTTCTTCTAATCAAGATTTGATGAATGAAGAAATTCTAATAATTTTTATCAAGCATTTTCAAGTAACCCCTGGTGATTTCTTATTCATTTCTTACGGAAAAAAAAGGAATGCCAGAGAAGCACTCGGAAAAATTCGTTTAGAAATAGCTCATCATTTTAATTTGAGAAATCCAAAAATTTTTAAACCTTTATGGATTACAGATTTACCTCTTTTTGAATGGAATGAAAAATATAAAAAATATAAATCTGTCCATCATCCATTTACAAGTCCCAAAGAAGAAGATATTCATTTATTGGAAAAACATCCAGAAAGTATTCGTTCTAAATCTTACGATTTGATTATAAACGGAATAGAAATTGGAAGTGGATCTATACGTATTCATAATCAAAACATACAAAATTTGATTTTTAAACATTTAGGACTATCTGCAAAAGAAATAGAATCTAAATTCGGATTTTTTATCAAAGCTTTTGAGTATGGAACTCCTCCTCATGGAGGAATAGCTTTTGGACTAGATAGGTTAATTAATCTTTTAGAAGGAAATGATGACATAAAGAATTTCATTGCTTTTCCAAAAAACAATTATGGAAAAGATATAATGATCAAAACTCCATCTTTTTTGAAAAAGGAAAAATTGAAAGAATTACATTTGCGTTAA
- a CDS encoding inorganic diphosphatase: MKISFDVLIEIPKGSRNKYEFDKKNNLIRLDRVLYSPMSYPTDYGFIPKTLSMDGDPLDALVFLTEPTVPGCLIKVKPIGIFFMTDEKGEDEKIICVPIDDPNYNTINNIDEISLHTKKEIEHFFLVYKDLENKKVKIGNWKNQEKAIFVYEQSCLRYKNHLTQM, from the coding sequence ATGAAAATCAGTTTTGATGTACTTATTGAAATTCCAAAAGGAAGTAGAAATAAGTATGAATTTGATAAAAAAAATAATCTTATTCGATTGGATCGAGTTTTATATTCTCCTATGAGTTATCCAACAGATTATGGCTTTATTCCAAAAACACTTTCTATGGATGGAGATCCATTAGATGCATTAGTTTTTTTGACAGAACCTACAGTTCCGGGTTGTTTAATAAAAGTAAAACCTATTGGAATTTTTTTTATGACAGATGAAAAAGGAGAAGATGAAAAAATTATTTGTGTGCCTATTGATGATCCAAATTATAATACAATAAATAACATTGATGAAATTTCTTTACATACTAAAAAAGAGATAGAACATTTTTTTTTAGTATATAAAGATCTGGAAAACAAAAAAGTGAAAATAGGAAATTGGAAAAATCAAGAGAAAGCTATTTTTGTATATGAACAATCTTGTTTACGATATAAAAATCATTTAACGCAAATGTAA
- a CDS encoding dihydrolipoamide acetyltransferase family protein gives MAEYNLTLPAMGESIAEATIIRWLKEEGDSIKKEDLLVEIATDKVDSEISSPVNGILKKKLFSPNEVAKVGSPIAILETEEKLKKFPIEDETIEENKKRFYSPLVRAIAHKEGISFYELETIEGTGEKGRVTKKDILKYVQKNKMIPPKYSDIFLSCNSYKNSMLENEEVVEMDRMRKITAEHMINSKNISAHVTSFVEADVTNIVKWREKMKDAFQKNTGERLTLMSVFVECVVKAIKDLPMINISVNGTNIIKKRNIHIGLATALPNGNLIVPVIKHADSYSLGGLIKIINDLIKRAKSNQLKPEETQGGTYTISNIGSFGNLFGTPIIHQPQVAIMAIGLIQKKLSIIETPEGDLIGIRHKIYLSHSYDHRVIDGVLGGGFAKKVALYLEKFNCYTKI, from the coding sequence ATGGCCGAGTATAATTTGACCCTTCCAGCCATGGGTGAAAGTATAGCTGAGGCTACTATCATTCGTTGGTTAAAAGAAGAAGGAGATTCTATAAAAAAAGAAGACCTTTTGGTAGAAATAGCTACAGATAAAGTAGATTCTGAAATTTCTTCTCCAGTTAATGGGATATTGAAAAAGAAATTATTTTCTCCTAATGAAGTGGCTAAGGTAGGAAGTCCGATCGCAATTTTAGAAACGGAAGAAAAATTAAAAAAATTTCCTATAGAAGATGAAACGATAGAAGAAAATAAAAAACGTTTTTATTCTCCTCTTGTGCGTGCTATTGCCCATAAAGAAGGGATTAGTTTTTACGAATTAGAAACAATAGAAGGAACTGGAGAAAAAGGCCGTGTCACTAAAAAAGACATATTAAAATATGTTCAAAAAAATAAAATGATTCCGCCTAAATACAGTGATATATTTTTATCATGTAATAGTTATAAAAACAGTATGCTAGAGAATGAAGAAGTTGTAGAAATGGATAGAATGCGTAAAATAACTGCAGAACATATGATAAACAGTAAAAATATATCTGCACACGTAACTTCTTTCGTTGAAGCAGATGTTACAAATATTGTGAAATGGAGAGAGAAAATGAAAGATGCTTTTCAAAAGAATACAGGGGAAAGACTAACCTTGATGTCTGTTTTTGTGGAATGTGTAGTCAAAGCCATCAAGGATCTTCCTATGATTAATATTTCTGTTAATGGAACGAATATAATAAAAAAAAGAAATATTCATATAGGATTAGCTACAGCTTTACCTAATGGAAATTTGATTGTTCCTGTCATAAAGCACGCAGATTCTTATAGTTTAGGAGGATTAATCAAAATTATTAATGACTTAATCAAAAGAGCTAAATCTAATCAATTGAAACCTGAAGAAACTCAAGGTGGTACCTATACAATTAGCAATATTGGTAGTTTCGGAAATCTTTTTGGAACTCCAATTATACATCAACCCCAGGTTGCTATTATGGCTATAGGTTTAATACAAAAAAAATTATCTATTATAGAAACACCAGAAGGTGATTTGATAGGAATCAGACACAAAATTTATTTGTCACATTCTTATGATCATCGTGTAATAGATGGAGTTTTAGGCGGAGGATTTGCTAAAAAAGTCGCTTTATATTTGGAAAAATTTAATTGTTATACGAAAATATAA
- a CDS encoding NAD(P)H-hydrate dehydratase yields the protein MKILSLNQIRKADQYCIDYESISSIELMDRAAKSCFNWILKNKRFQVKRVPFIVLSGNGKNGGDGLSLAKMLYLYGAKVSIYIMNISNHFSNEFLINKEKVLRYGIPLQILCEGEKFPFLNKKSYLIDSIFGIGFNRLINQYWKSFFHYINEKKFQFVLSIDIPSGLFMEKNHDDFTGIIKATDTLTFQVPKLPFFLPDYANFVGKWEILNIGWKSDFLQKMHTKNFYIDDQCIYAIKKTRKKFSHKGNYGHGIIIGGNYGMMGAVILAAKASLRTGIGKLSVYVPSCGYEIIQNAFPEVIVKTDMKKHWISDIVLPSDINAIGIGIGMGKHPKTEYAFASFLLKIKHKKISMIVDADALNLLSNRLELLNILPKNTILTPHPKEFYRLFGPWRNDYHKLDLLKKMSMKYKIFIILKGAHSIISTPCGNLYFNSTGNPGMSTAGSGDVLTGMIMSLLSQGYSPEKSCIMGVYLHGLAGDIASKKLSEESIISSDIINHIGAAYQKITI from the coding sequence ATGAAAATTCTTTCTTTAAATCAAATCAGAAAAGCTGATCAATACTGTATTGATTACGAATCTATTTCTTCTATCGAATTAATGGATAGAGCAGCTAAAAGCTGTTTCAATTGGATTCTAAAAAATAAACGTTTTCAAGTAAAAAGAGTTCCATTTATAGTATTATCAGGAAACGGAAAAAATGGAGGAGACGGACTCTCTTTGGCTAAAATGTTATATTTATACGGAGCTAAAGTTTCCATATACATTATGAATATTTCCAATCACTTTTCGAATGAATTTTTAATCAATAAGGAGAAAGTATTAAGATATGGCATTCCTTTACAAATCCTTTGTGAAGGAGAAAAATTTCCTTTCTTGAATAAAAAAAGTTATTTGATTGATTCTATTTTTGGAATAGGATTTAATCGATTGATCAACCAATATTGGAAGTCTTTTTTTCATTACATCAATGAAAAAAAATTTCAATTCGTTCTATCTATAGACATCCCTTCTGGTCTTTTTATGGAAAAAAATCATGATGATTTTACAGGAATAATTAAAGCTACTGATACTTTAACTTTTCAAGTTCCAAAATTACCTTTTTTTTTGCCAGATTATGCAAATTTTGTTGGAAAGTGGGAGATATTGAACATTGGATGGAAAAGTGATTTCCTTCAAAAAATGCATACAAAGAACTTTTATATAGATGATCAATGCATTTATGCTATAAAAAAAACAAGAAAAAAATTTTCCCATAAAGGAAATTATGGTCATGGAATTATTATAGGTGGAAATTATGGAATGATGGGAGCTGTTATACTTGCAGCAAAAGCTAGTTTAAGAACTGGAATAGGAAAACTAAGTGTATATGTCCCTTCTTGTGGATATGAAATTATACAGAATGCTTTTCCAGAAGTTATTGTAAAAACAGATATGAAAAAACATTGGATAAGTGATATTGTTCTACCCAGTGATATAAATGCAATAGGAATAGGAATAGGGATGGGGAAACATCCTAAAACTGAATATGCTTTTGCATCTTTCCTATTAAAAATAAAACACAAAAAGATATCTATGATAGTTGATGCAGATGCCTTAAATCTATTATCAAATCGATTAGAATTATTAAATATTCTTCCAAAGAATACTATTCTTACTCCACATCCAAAAGAATTTTATAGATTGTTTGGCCCATGGAGAAATGATTATCACAAATTGGATCTTTTAAAGAAAATGTCTATGAAATATAAAATATTTATTATATTAAAAGGAGCTCATTCCATTATTTCTACTCCCTGTGGAAATCTATATTTTAATAGTACTGGAAATCCAGGAATGTCAACAGCTGGAAGTGGAGATGTTCTGACTGGAATGATAATGAGTTTATTATCTCAAGGTTATTCTCCAGAAAAATCATGTATAATGGGAGTTTATTTACATGGATTAGCAGGAGATATTGCTTCAAAAAAATTAAGCGAAGAATCAATCATTTCTAGTGATATTATTAATCACATAGGAGCCGCCTATCAGAAAATTACAATTTGA
- the lnt gene encoding apolipoprotein N-acyltransferase, protein MRYEILRKIQFFLYSVCSGILLSLGWPTNGNPMYLFIAFIPLLYVENHLKNFYIFFLSFVTFLIWNAISTWWLSYSKRINGTFAVEAYLIPVLLNSFFMSIVFTFYSWIKKHAGSKKIGNVFLVCLWISFEKMHLEWEISWPWLNLGNGFSNQIDWIQWYEYTGTLGGSVWIWTVNIGLTESILKYEKNKNILFLYKRIFFNIGKIFLMIFISHLIYTRYEDKKYRKSVDTLILQPNIDPYYQKYHISKKKLILKFKKLMDQKISKKSMIILAPETTFPGNKMPIKKISNNQIISVFRDYLQKKSPNTVFITGVELFSLYKEKISPTSFPIYLENSKKNIQWLDIFNSVIQIGINENIEYHHKSKLVPAVETFPYKKIFYPILGNILLNFGGTVMELGKENHTSVFKHPHLGVRIAPIICYESVFGEYVSNFFKKNAELMVIITNDGWWGSSQGHKQHMYYARLRAIENRKYIARSANTGISCFINEKGEIISHIPYGKEGVLYDRIYLNDKKTFYIKYGDFISEISLATIIIILLYLACVSIYRYMLKL, encoded by the coding sequence ATGAGATATGAAATTTTAAGAAAAATTCAATTTTTTTTATACAGTGTTTGTTCAGGAATTTTATTGAGTTTAGGATGGCCTACTAATGGAAATCCTATGTATTTGTTCATCGCTTTCATTCCTTTGTTATATGTAGAAAATCACTTGAAAAACTTCTACATTTTTTTTCTTTCTTTTGTTACTTTCTTAATATGGAATGCTATTTCTACATGGTGGTTATCTTATTCAAAAAGAATTAATGGGACTTTTGCTGTAGAAGCTTATTTAATTCCTGTATTATTGAATTCTTTTTTTATGTCAATTGTTTTTACTTTTTACTCATGGATCAAAAAACATGCAGGAAGTAAAAAAATAGGAAATGTGTTTTTAGTTTGCTTATGGATTTCATTTGAAAAGATGCATTTAGAATGGGAAATATCTTGGCCATGGTTAAACTTAGGGAATGGTTTTTCTAATCAGATAGATTGGATTCAATGGTACGAATATACTGGAACTTTAGGAGGATCTGTATGGATATGGACAGTCAATATTGGATTGACAGAATCGATTCTCAAGTATGAGAAAAATAAGAATATACTTTTCTTATATAAAAGAATTTTTTTCAATATAGGAAAAATCTTTTTAATGATTTTTATATCACATCTCATATATACAAGATATGAAGATAAAAAATATAGAAAATCTGTAGATACGTTAATTTTACAACCTAATATTGATCCATACTATCAAAAATATCATATTTCAAAAAAGAAATTGATTTTAAAATTCAAGAAATTAATGGATCAAAAAATATCTAAAAAATCCATGATTATATTGGCTCCTGAAACTACATTTCCTGGAAATAAAATGCCAATAAAAAAGATAAGCAACAATCAAATTATCTCTGTGTTTAGAGATTATTTACAAAAAAAATCTCCAAACACAGTATTTATAACAGGAGTAGAATTATTTTCTTTATATAAAGAAAAAATAAGTCCAACTTCTTTTCCTATTTATTTAGAAAATTCAAAAAAAAATATACAATGGTTAGATATTTTTAATTCAGTTATTCAAATAGGAATTAATGAAAATATAGAATATCATCATAAATCTAAACTAGTCCCAGCAGTAGAAACTTTTCCTTATAAAAAAATTTTCTATCCCATATTGGGAAATATATTACTTAATTTTGGAGGAACTGTAATGGAACTTGGAAAAGAAAATCATACTTCAGTTTTTAAGCATCCTCATTTAGGAGTAAGAATAGCTCCTATTATTTGTTATGAATCTGTATTTGGAGAATATGTTTCTAATTTTTTTAAAAAAAATGCAGAATTGATGGTTATCATTACTAATGATGGTTGGTGGGGGTCTTCGCAAGGGCACAAACAACATATGTATTACGCACGTCTCAGAGCTATTGAAAATAGAAAATATATAGCTAGATCTGCTAATACAGGAATTTCTTGCTTTATTAACGAAAAAGGAGAAATAATATCACATATTCCTTATGGAAAGGAAGGAGTTTTGTATGATAGAATATACCTCAATGATAAAAAAACGTTTTATATAAAATATGGAGATTTTATTTCTGAAATCAGTTTAGCAACAATAATAATAATTTTATTATATTTAGCATGCGTTTCTATATATAGATATATGCTCAAATTGTAA